In Aedes albopictus strain Foshan chromosome 3, AalbF5, whole genome shotgun sequence, the following are encoded in one genomic region:
- the LOC109428799 gene encoding uncharacterized protein LOC109428799, which produces MMFTNWLAPPTTSLPPDTIIEVGPPPFTRYAAHSALVSVHSGYLRAALRSDNSTGNATTDTIQIYVPNVTAEQFTPLLTYMYTGFLDLNIENIFGVLLATHILHMPRALELCRSFLSATQTENYFGGLNVLPSSASVASGGLKLKPELPETGKVVRPIASKATGIGLNFIAPPTSHILLPSTHTPFKSLSTVVVGTPTVIVENAENSSPPPGNAKIAALTENSAPVAERGHHAADVDEKSPKESNQKRQSKSLKRGNSNKSESVVTTSNSGTAKDSSKVQSDKGVIIDIASCDGPVRFRRVLNDSYGLNSNNSNVPPPEDSKAHSRYMSSSFHQQMVRNINERKQNLTTLGESYSCVSSQKDENSQDNNQSQSSQQSTASAAAAAAATTGEMYNCVYCKHTFKSQYCYQKHAKRHLIPLSLDSSSAVGSVAVATELSTEGEMDIPGPRYEKPGSKREVKPLDMNVQYYPCKTCGSKFPSYYFVHKHRKMCHAEEEII; this is translated from the exons atgatgtttacaaATTGGTTAGCACCGCCCACGACGAGCCTACCGCCGGACACAATCATCGAAGTTGGGCCACCGCCATTCACACGGTACGCCGCACACAGTGCACTGGTTTCCGTCCACAGTGGCTATCTGCGGGCAGCGCTGCGTTCCGACAACTCGACAGGAAACGCCACCACGGATACCATTCAAATATATGTCCCCAATGTAACCGCAGAGCAGTTCACCCCGCTGCTCACCTACATGTACACCGGGTTTCTGGATTTGAATATTGAAAACATATTCGGCGTGCTGCTTGCTACCCACATTCTTCACATGCCGCGAGCGCTGGAATTGTGTCGTTCGTTCCTGTCCGCCACCCAAACGGAGAACTACTTCGGTGGACTGAACGTTCTACCCTCTTCGGCCAGTGTCGCCTCGGGGGGCCTCAAACTCAAGCCTGAATTGCCCGAAACAGGCAAAGTAGTGCGACCAATCGCAAGCAAAGCCACCGGAATTGGACTCAATTTCATTGCACCTCCTACATCGCACATTCTACTGCCAAGCACTCACACCCCATTCAAAAGTCTTTCAACCGTTGTTGTTGGCACACCGACAGTAATAGTTGAGAATGCGGAAAATTCATCGCCACCTCCGGGGAATGCAAAAATAGCTGCGCTCACCGAAAATTCTGCTCCGGTCGCCGAACGAGGCCACCATGCAGCAGATGTAgacgagaaatccccaaaggaatcaaACCAAAAACGACAATCAAAATCTCTAAAACGTGGTAACTCCAATAAATCAGAATCCGTTGTTACAACGAGCAATAGCGGCACcgccaaggattcatccaaagtCCAATCCGACAAAGGTGTGATCATCGATATTGCAAGCTGTGATGGTCCGGTTCGTTTCCGGAGAGTCCTCAACGATAGCTATGGATTGAATAGCAACAACAGCAACGTTCCTCCGCCAGAAGATTCCAAAGCCCATTCTCGCTACATGAGCTCATCGTTTCACCAACAG ATGGTTCGAAACATCAACGAGCGCAAGCAGAATCTCACCACGCTGGGCGAAAGTTACTCCTGCGTTAGCAGCCAGAAGGACGAAAACAGCCAGGACAACAACCAATCGCAAAGCTCGCAGCAAAGCACGGCATCCGcagcggcagcggcggcggcaacCACTGGCGAAATGTACAACTGTGTCTACTGTAAGCACACCTTCAAGTCCCAGTATTGCTACCAGAAACATGCCAAGCGACACCTGATTCCGTTGAGTTTGGATTCGAGCAGTGCTGTTGGCAGTGTGGCAGTGGCAACTGAACTTTCCACTGAAGGGGAAATGGACATTCCGGGACCGAGATACGAAAAACCTGGATCAAAACGTGAGGTCAAACCGCTGGATATGAATGTGCAATACTATCCGTGCAAGACGTGTGGTAGCAAATTTCCTAGCTATTACTTTGTGCACAAGCACAGGAAAATGTGTCACGCCGAGGAGGAGATTATATAA